gcgtgtgtgcgtgtgtgcgtgtgtgtagtgctgtgtttatacataaataattttaCACATCCTCTGATTTCTAGACTTTACAGATCATTACCTCAACAGATATTTATAGTATCACAGGTATTGCACATCCAAAGTACAAAAAGAAATTCCTTGCAAACCAGCAATGTTCAGATGTACTGAGGTTCTTAAATTCTGTGTATATGTTCCTTCTTCCCTTAAAGTTAAGTACATTTCTCAAACAGAATAATGAAAAATTTAAACACTCTGGTTCATATAATATTGAATAagtaaatgcaaatacaaataataacaattataaaaataataataaactttaaaaaaaaatacattaaatctaagAGACATAAGAAATGGTAATAGCCATGATATAGATAATGTGCGTTATATATGGTTACATTATATTTTGTGTATCAACAACTATTGAAACAAAAACCTTTTGTATCCTATACCAAGCCAAGGTGCATCCCCAACCATCCTCACAATCAGAAAACTTCTGGGAAACTCACACAAGTCAAATAATttcttcaaaaaataaaaacataagcaCAACCTATGCAAAGGGCAACATTATTAAGGTAACATAAACATGAGAAAACCTAATACTTGCATGTGCACACCTAAACCCACAGACAGGCACGCACAACCATTCAATCACAAGCCGCGACTCAATCATGCAGTACATCGCTAGCTCGATGTAAAGGTGAGTCACAGCGATCCTGTTCTCCTGAAGTACACATAGAGTTAACAGTAAATAAGTTGAATAATATGACATCACTGAACCAAATTTGTACCAATTACTTGCAAACCATGAACATATCCTCTACAAACACGTGACTTTCATCAGCAAAGGAAGATGTATCACTAAATCCTGTGCAAACCGTCTAATATGAACTCtacatttttttgttcttgttttttggcAAATTTTACTGCATGAAAAAGTactaaaaaaatacaagaaataaataaatctaaaaaaaaataaaataaaaagatcaaATATTTCATCTGGTGAAATCACAACCCAAAAAcacaactcatacacacacattaacaacaTGCAGCATAACGAGACACAGCATTAATGAGACTAGCACCTATTACACCTAATTTTATGAtgctacaaaaaaagaaagaaaagaaaaaaaaattgtcaccAATATCTACCTGtcttaatcacaacaataatatagGATCATTTGtcacttaattaaaaaaaaaaagaagccagaaagagaaaaaataaaatcaaatcaaaataaaataaaataaaaaataaagactttTGTGACTTAGTCTCCAACATCAGCATCTCTGTCACCAACAACATACAAGAAGTGGAAAGCCATGGCAAGAAGCCCTGTGCCCAGGAGGTCTCCAAGGGCAGTCAGGTAAGGAATGGCAGAATTGTCTGGGTCGATGGAAGCTTTCCACATGTAGTGGACCATCACGTGTGCCACGTACAGCAGGATGGCCACCTGAAGTCAAAACAAAAGAGGACTATTAGACAAAGGGAACAtacatgtctatctgtttatagaaACTGCTCCTCATTTTAACATATGTAAAATTTCTTTTTTAAGGCTTTGAGGtctattcttaatttttttttctagctaATCCAAAAACTATCCATtccaatcttgaaaaaaaaaaaaaatacatcacaaaTTAGTGTGAAAAACAACACCTTTATATCCACTTGCCCACATTCCTTCCATGGAACTTTCTGGTAGTATCTTTTAATGAGCATTCCTTCATTTCATATGAAGAGGGAATCCAAGTCTATGTgtgttaaatgtatacatatgtatatgtgtgtatgtgtatgtctcactcactcactcactcactcactcactcactcactcaatcactcaatcactcaatcactcaatcactcaatcactcaatcactcaatcactcactcactcactcactcactcactcactcactcactctctctctctttctctttctcagtctctctctctttctccgtctctctctctttctcagtctctctctctttctcagtctctctctctttctcagtctctctctctttctcagtctctctctctttctcagtctccctctctttctcactctctctctctttctcactctctctctctttctcagtctctctctctttctcagtttctctctctttctcagtctctctctctttctcagtctctctctctttctcagtctctctctctctctctttctcagtctctctctctctctctttctcagtctctctctctctctctttctcagtctctctctctctctctttctcagtctctctctctctctctttctcagtctctctctctctctttctcagtctctctctctctctctttctcagtctctctctctctctcacttagtctctctctcactctcagggCAGACAGCCTCCTTACACTAAATGCTGTAAGTTGTCTCACACAGGTAGTTAGCTAATCCAAACAGAATGAACCATACCTGGAGGAAAGCAGCCAGCAAGTAAGTAACCACGAAGATGGGTGTGAGAGACGTGTGGCCAGCCTTCAGGTAGGAGATGGTGTACATAAAGACAAGATGCCCAGGAACCACCAAGAGCAGCAGCACGCGAGCCGTTCTTGGGTGACCCACTGTAGATTGGCATTGATAATATGGCTTGTTAACTTGTCTGATTCAAATTACCACAAAGTTCATAATGATGCAGTGATATGTGTACAatacaataattacattaatgctACAAACACTCAAGCAATGAACTCACCCCTGGCGCAGAATGCTGAAATCGGGTTGATGCATAGATTCGTCACAAACTTTGGCATCTTCCCGAGTGGAGCTGCTACATGGAGAGCTGTCGAGATGCGTGATGCTTGCACGGCCACCAAGTTACCTCCAACACCATTGATGACAGGTTGGAACACTGCAATGCCTTTGTAACTACTTACAGTGTAGTCTAAGATGAGCCCACCAAGACTGCAATGAAAGTAGGCTGTGTGAAGATTTGTTTACAAGAGGAATATTCCAAAagcaaacaaaattaattaattatttgtaTTCCTATATTCCATGACAGACTACCTGCATTCTTGTTCATTGTCCACTTTCATTAGAAATATTTTTAAAGTGTCAGCTAGAAATCTGGGCTCCTGAAAAACCTGATTTAAAAGTTATATCTTTAAAACTTTGGGCATCCTTTGGACATGTCTAGGTGATTTCAGAATTTCCTCTCAGCATCAAAGTAGTAACACTTTTCTATTGGGCAAAAATGTCAAAATTGCCAAAGTTTGTGCAGCATTCACCTGATACCATGGTTACAAATAGCCTGACTGAAAGTAATTCCACAAAGCATTCTATATCATAATGCCCTAAGAATCTTTCCCAAAGAATAATCCATACACAGGAAATCAGATACATACCTGGAGATCATCATGGCAGAGATGACAGGGGTCCATCCAGAATACAGGACCTCTTTTGTATGCTTGTTACGTGAGGCCAACCATACCCAGAGTGGTAATGAGAGAATATAACCAACAACTATGACAGGACTGAGCCACTGGTCTGTGTctaacaaaaagagagaatgataaacatGAGTATCACTTCTTACTCTTCAATGTCCAAcaacatgataaaaatagtacATAGTTATTAGTTCTAACAAAAGTGTTCAATTTGTATAGAGATCTATTGTGCAAATATTATCCACTTACTTTTAGAAGCATAGAGTACAGATGCAATCCAAGCCAGGAGACCAAGTGTAGTCAAGTCTCCTAGTGAAGCAGCTATAGGAGTGGCTACATTGTCGGGATTAATATTACATTTACGTGAAAACAGAATGACGCCAACCATGATGACACCTGAAAACAAGGATATTTCTTTTTAGAGTACAGGTTAAGTCATTATACACTAATATTCAGACATGTATACAGAAACATGATCAaccaaaataattaaaatacatatatactaaacataataatcgtgataatgatgataataacaataataacaacaacaacaataataataataataacaataataataataataataatgacgataatgatagtgatgcacAGAAACAGGGAAAAACACATGGAAGAGGAGCAAGATGAAGCgctggagggaaaagagaagaagggttgaaagagagagagagagagagagagagagagagagagagagagagagagagagagagaggagagagagagagagagagagagagagagagagagaggagagagaggagaggaggaggaggaggaggaggaggaggagaggaggaggaggaggagagagaggaggaggagaggaggaggaggaggaggaggaggaggaggaggaggaggaggaggaggaggaggaggaggagaggaggaggaggaggaggaggaggaggaggaggaggagaggaggaggaggaggagaggaggaggaggaggaggagaggaggaggaggaggagaggaggaggaggaggagaggaggaggaggaggagaggaggaggaggaggagaggaggaggaggaggagaggaggaggaggaggagaggaggaggaggaggagaggaggaggaggaggagaggaggaggaggaggagaggaggaggaggaggagaggaggaggaggaggagaggaggaggaggaggagaggaggaggaggaggagaggaggaggaggaggagaggaggaggaggaggagaggaggaggaggaggagaggaggaggaggaggagaggaggaggaggaggagaggaggaggaggaggagaggaggaggaggaggaggaggagaggaggaggaggaggagaggaggaggaggaggaggagaggaggaggaggaggagaggaggaggaggaggagaggaggaggaggaggagaggaggaggaggaggagaggaggaggaggaggagaggaggaggaggaggagaggaggaggttgaggagaggaggaggaggaggagaggaggaggaggaggagaggaggaggaggaggagaggaggaggaggaggagaggaggaggaggaggagaggaggaggaggaggaggaggaggaggagaggaggaggaggaggagaggaggaggaggaggagaggaggaggaggagaggaggaggaggaggagaggaggaggaggaggagaggaggaggaggaggagaggaggaggaggaggagaggaggaggaggaggagaggaggaggaggaggagaggaggaggagaggaggaggaggaggagaggaggaggaggaggagaggaggaggaggaggagaggaggaggaggagaggaggaggaggagaggaggaggaggaggaggaggaggaggaggaggaggaggaggaggaggaggaggaggaggaggaggaggaggaggaggaggaggagaggaggaggaggaggaggaggagaggaggaggaggaggaggagaggaggaggaggaggaggaggaggaggaggagaggaggaggaggaggaggaggagaggaggaggagaggaggaggaggaggagaggaggaggaggaggagaggaggaggaggaggaggaggaggagaggaggaggaggaggaggaggacaagaaggaaggaaggaagagagaagggaagaagagcaagagataatgagagaaagacaaaatagagagagagagagaaagcaaaatatgAAGAAAGTGAACAAGAGACCTCCCCCAACACCAACATATACCACTGACCCCAAGGCCAAAATCCTAACAACCCACAACACTCCCGCATACCCACTAACCCTTCTATTCCTCCCCACCTGTTAGTTTCCTCACCTAAGATGAATGAAGCCAGGGAGGCGGTGACAAGCGCTGAGGCACAAAGCAGCAGTGCGTGGATGATATCGAAGAGGCCCTCGGGGATCCAGCCCATTACCACTGCTGCGACTGATGCCAAGAACCCTACCACTATGGCTTGGCACTgtaatgggaggaaaggaggttgaGTTAGGAAGAATGATCACAGATATAACTTGTTAcaaatctttttcttcattttttttttttccttgatctTTTGTCTCTTGCAAATAAATCAAAtgactcttatttctcttttttctctctctccttcagattGCTTCACTAGGGCTCAGCCCCCAAGGAGTCAATTTCCCTATTTCTTGAACTTgtgggaaagttttttttatgcttttaatataaatattgttataattcttactgatatgatcatcataatgttattaaaatactaataacaataaaaatatatatctttaaatcttTCCAAGTCAAGAAAAATGGTAAACATTTGAGATAGGTAGAACTaacaactgactccttggtgaataagCACTTGTGAAGCTATCTcaatgtaaagacaattaataaactagaACTAAAGTGGACCTGGCACGTACATTTACCATCTACGGTGACTgggttaatgaagaaaaaaaacaaaacct
This sequence is a window from Penaeus chinensis breed Huanghai No. 1 chromosome 10, ASM1920278v2, whole genome shotgun sequence. Protein-coding genes within it:
- the LOC125029628 gene encoding solute carrier family 41 member 1-like isoform X2, giving the protein MEGKRKSKADKSHVDSQGAPGGESGARRRRAKGTSSSKGSAEGRPRSVKMVPYMSDEDDTIELTNLAAQDSWRYKKEGDGLYEERSTSSGSDDDQGISLLQGDGEPDQGETSLSILMQVMLPFLVAGLGMVGAGLVLDLVQHWEVFKVVSELFIMVPALLGLKGNLEMTLASRLSTHANLGHLDKREECISMIIGNLALIQCQAIVVGFLASVAAVVMGWIPEGLFDIIHALLLCASALVTASLASFILGVIMVGVILFSRKCNINPDNVATPIAASLGDLTTLGLLAWIASVLYASKNTDQWLSPVIVVGYILSLPLWVWLASRNKHTKEVLYSGWTPVISAMMISSLGGLILDYTVSSYKGIAVFQPVINGVGGNLVAVQASRISTALHVAAPLGKMPKFVTNLCINPISAFCARVGHPRTARVLLLLVVPGHLVFMYTISYLKAGHTSLTPIFVVTYLLAAFLQVAILLYVAHVMVHYMWKASIDPDNSAIPYLTALGDLLGTGLLAMAFHFLYVVGDRDADVGD
- the LOC125029628 gene encoding solute carrier family 41 member 1-like isoform X1, translating into MEGKRKSKADKSHVDSQGAPGGESGARRRRAKGTSSSKGSAEGRPRSVKMVPYMSDEDDTIELTNLAAQDSWRYKKGVIEEGDGLYEERSTSSGSDDDQGISLLQGDGEPDQGETSLSILMQVMLPFLVAGLGMVGAGLVLDLVQHWEVFKVVSELFIMVPALLGLKGNLEMTLASRLSTHANLGHLDKREECISMIIGNLALIQCQAIVVGFLASVAAVVMGWIPEGLFDIIHALLLCASALVTASLASFILGVIMVGVILFSRKCNINPDNVATPIAASLGDLTTLGLLAWIASVLYASKNTDQWLSPVIVVGYILSLPLWVWLASRNKHTKEVLYSGWTPVISAMMISSLGGLILDYTVSSYKGIAVFQPVINGVGGNLVAVQASRISTALHVAAPLGKMPKFVTNLCINPISAFCARVGHPRTARVLLLLVVPGHLVFMYTISYLKAGHTSLTPIFVVTYLLAAFLQVAILLYVAHVMVHYMWKASIDPDNSAIPYLTALGDLLGTGLLAMAFHFLYVVGDRDADVGD
- the LOC125029628 gene encoding solute carrier family 41 member 1-like isoform X4 — translated: MVLGKEEKSPEEVMEGGGEENEPMIDKTLEVQVVPAQTEELEVVVENPDSANPIIKTKIKTKEGDGLYEERSTSSGSDDDQGISLLQGDGEPDQGETSLSILMQVMLPFLVAGLGMVGAGLVLDLVQHWEVFKVVSELFIMVPALLGLKGNLEMTLASRLSTHANLGHLDKREECISMIIGNLALIQCQAIVVGFLASVAAVVMGWIPEGLFDIIHALLLCASALVTASLASFILGVIMVGVILFSRKCNINPDNVATPIAASLGDLTTLGLLAWIASVLYASKNTDQWLSPVIVVGYILSLPLWVWLASRNKHTKEVLYSGWTPVISAMMISSLGGLILDYTVSSYKGIAVFQPVINGVGGNLVAVQASRISTALHVAAPLGKMPKFVTNLCINPISAFCARVGHPRTARVLLLLVVPGHLVFMYTISYLKAGHTSLTPIFVVTYLLAAFLQVAILLYVAHVMVHYMWKASIDPDNSAIPYLTALGDLLGTGLLAMAFHFLYVVGDRDADVGD
- the LOC125029628 gene encoding solute carrier family 41 member 1-like isoform X3 produces the protein MVLGKEEKSPEEVMEGGGEENEPMIDKTLEVQVVPAQTEELEVVVENPDSANPIIKTKIKTKGVIEEGDGLYEERSTSSGSDDDQGISLLQGDGEPDQGETSLSILMQVMLPFLVAGLGMVGAGLVLDLVQHWEVFKVVSELFIMVPALLGLKGNLEMTLASRLSTHANLGHLDKREECISMIIGNLALIQCQAIVVGFLASVAAVVMGWIPEGLFDIIHALLLCASALVTASLASFILGVIMVGVILFSRKCNINPDNVATPIAASLGDLTTLGLLAWIASVLYASKNTDQWLSPVIVVGYILSLPLWVWLASRNKHTKEVLYSGWTPVISAMMISSLGGLILDYTVSSYKGIAVFQPVINGVGGNLVAVQASRISTALHVAAPLGKMPKFVTNLCINPISAFCARVGHPRTARVLLLLVVPGHLVFMYTISYLKAGHTSLTPIFVVTYLLAAFLQVAILLYVAHVMVHYMWKASIDPDNSAIPYLTALGDLLGTGLLAMAFHFLYVVGDRDADVGD